A section of the Pediococcus inopinatus genome encodes:
- the murC gene encoding UDP-N-acetylmuramate--L-alanine ligase — protein sequence MDNATTYYFIGIKGSGMSSLALILHDEGYHVKGSDIAKYTFTQRGLEQAGIEVLPFDEANITEGLTVIAGNAFTDDHPEIKKARAMGLPVTRYHEFLGKMLPGYTSIGVAGAHGKTSTTGLLSHVLSGVAPTSYLVGDGSGKGTPNARFFVFEADEYRRHFMAYHPDYMIMTNIDFDHPDYYTGIEDVYQAFQDVSQQVKKGIFAWGDDENLRRLHADVPVYYYGTSKNDDFQARDIKRTTEGSEFDVYHEDEFLGHFQIHLFGEHNVLNSLAVIAVAYFEKVNLEEIKDELLDFQGVKRRFSEKKVADMTIIDDYAHHPSEIKATLDAARQKYPEKEIIAVFQPHTFSRTIALLDDFAKSLNLADKVYLTEIFSSVREKSGKISSADLAAKINKGGEILQADNMSPLLDYHNAVVVFMGAGDVQRYEKAYEELLSNLSLKNN from the coding sequence TTGGATAACGCGACGACTTATTATTTTATAGGGATTAAAGGTTCTGGAATGAGTTCTTTAGCATTGATTTTACATGATGAGGGTTACCATGTGAAAGGTTCCGATATTGCAAAATATACGTTTACCCAACGAGGATTAGAGCAAGCAGGAATTGAAGTGCTCCCATTTGACGAGGCTAACATTACGGAGGGGTTAACAGTAATTGCTGGAAATGCATTTACAGATGACCATCCTGAGATAAAAAAGGCACGAGCAATGGGCTTGCCTGTGACTCGTTATCATGAATTCTTAGGAAAAATGTTGCCTGGTTACACCAGTATTGGGGTGGCCGGTGCACATGGGAAAACCAGTACGACAGGACTTCTTTCCCATGTTCTAAGTGGTGTAGCACCCACGAGTTATTTGGTTGGTGATGGAAGTGGGAAAGGGACACCTAACGCCCGCTTCTTCGTGTTTGAAGCTGACGAATATCGGCGTCATTTTATGGCTTATCATCCAGATTACATGATTATGACAAATATTGATTTTGATCATCCTGATTATTACACAGGAATCGAAGACGTTTACCAAGCTTTTCAGGACGTTTCTCAGCAGGTAAAAAAAGGAATTTTTGCCTGGGGTGATGATGAAAACTTACGTCGTTTGCATGCAGATGTTCCTGTTTACTACTATGGAACGAGCAAGAATGATGATTTTCAAGCTCGCGATATTAAACGAACAACTGAAGGATCAGAATTTGATGTTTATCACGAAGATGAATTTTTAGGCCATTTTCAAATTCATCTCTTCGGGGAACACAATGTCCTCAATAGTTTAGCGGTAATCGCCGTTGCTTATTTTGAAAAAGTTAACTTGGAAGAAATTAAAGATGAGTTATTGGATTTCCAAGGAGTTAAGCGCCGTTTTTCAGAGAAGAAAGTTGCTGATATGACAATCATCGACGATTATGCTCACCATCCTTCCGAAATTAAAGCTACTTTAGATGCTGCCCGTCAGAAATATCCAGAAAAAGAAATTATTGCAGTTTTCCAACCACATACATTTAGTCGGACAATCGCACTTTTAGATGATTTCGCTAAAAGTCTCAATTTAGCAGACAAGGTCTACTTGACAGAAATCTTTAGTTCGGTACGTGAAAAGAGTGGTAAAATTTCATCTGCAGATTTAGCAGCTAAGATTAATAAAGGCGGCGAAATCCTCCAGGCTGATAATATGTCACCACTTTTGGATTATCATAATGCGGTTGTGGTCTTTATGGGTGCTGGTGATGTCCAGCGTTATGAAAAAGCTTATGAGGAATTACTTAGCAATTTAAGCTTAAAGAATAATTAA
- a CDS encoding Bax inhibitor-1/YccA family protein, whose protein sequence is MQEPRNLVNTEVGLSSFMTRMYGFMGYAVALSAVVAYLSGVTFSAQIMPILNDHPFIFLFVLIGLMIFSSAATGKAMQSAGMSFTILTLFSLFFGLEFSFIFLTFSLPTITSAFVSASITFISMSLIGATTHKDMSKVGNQLFAALIALLVVMFINIFLRSAVISYLFSFVGVVIFAGLSMTDTNKMKQLYLQYGDQVSMTGLAIQGSLTLYLDFLNLFQFLLQIFGGFGGSRD, encoded by the coding sequence ATGCAAGAACCACGAAACCTGGTTAATACTGAAGTAGGTCTCAGTAGTTTTATGACGAGAATGTACGGATTTATGGGATATGCAGTGGCTTTGTCTGCCGTTGTTGCTTATCTTAGCGGTGTGACATTTAGCGCTCAGATTATGCCAATTCTTAATGATCATCCTTTCATATTTTTATTCGTCTTAATTGGATTGATGATTTTTAGTTCCGCTGCAACTGGGAAAGCAATGCAAAGTGCGGGGATGAGTTTCACGATTTTAACACTCTTTTCCCTATTCTTCGGATTAGAGTTTTCGTTTATTTTCTTAACGTTTAGCTTACCTACGATTACTTCCGCATTTGTTTCGGCGTCGATCACATTTATATCGATGTCCTTAATTGGGGCTACAACCCATAAAGATATGAGCAAAGTTGGCAATCAGCTTTTTGCTGCATTGATTGCCCTACTGGTAGTTATGTTCATTAATATCTTTCTAAGAAGTGCTGTAATTAGCTACTTATTCTCATTTGTCGGGGTTGTTATCTTTGCAGGATTATCAATGACTGATACGAATAAAATGAAACAGTTGTATTTACAATATGGCGATCAAGTTTCGATGACAGGATTGGCCATTCAGGGATCCTTGACCTTATATTTGGATTTCTTGAATTTGTTCCAGTTTTTATTACAAATTTTCGGCGGCTTTGGTGGCAGTCGAGACTAA